The following nucleotide sequence is from Chryseobacterium sp. CY350.
GGCTGAAAATTTCTCACCTGATCTTTCTCTTCAACCTCTTTTATTTTTACCGCAACATATTCAAAATTTTTCTTGAATTTCTCCTGTTTTCTGGAATTTTTGGTGGTAATATCGGCTTTGCAGAGCGTAAAAAGATCTTCCATATCTTCTCCGGCATCAAAAAGCAATCTTCTTAAAGCAGAATCAGAAGCATCATCTGTAATCAAAGCGATAGGACGCGAAGAAAGTTTCACCATTTTCTGAACATATTTCATATCGGCATTCAACGGTAATTTCAATTTGTGAAATAATGTTTTTACCATTTTTGAACCCAAAAACTCGTGACCATGGAATGACCAGCCCATTCCTTCTACAAATTTTTTGGTCGGAGCTTTTCCGATGTCATGAAGTAAGGCAGACCAGCGAAGCCATAGATTATCCGTATTTTCTGATATATTATCGACCACTTCCAAAGTATGATAAAAATTATCTTTATGCGTTTGTCCTTCTACTTCTTCTACTCCTTTCAGCTCTATCAGTTCAGGGATGATGAGTTTCATTAAGCCCGTCTCTTCCATTAACTGAAGTCCGACCGAAGGTTTTTTTGAAAGCATGATTTTATTAAATTCAACCATAATCCTTTCCATTGAAACAATTTTGATTCTTTCTGCTTCCTGCCTGATTGCGTTAAAAGAATTTTCTTCAATCGTAAAATTTAAAGTTGAAGCAAAACGAACCGCTCTCATCATCCTCAAAGGATCATCTGAATACGTTTGTGCAGGTTCCAGAGGTGTTCTCAAAATACCTTTTCCTAAATCACCTATTCCGTCAAAAGGATCAATCAGTTCGCCGAAATTGTTTTTATTAAGAGAAATTGCCATTGCATTGATCGTAAAATCTCTTCTTTTCTGGTCGTCTTCAATCGTTCCGCCTTCCACTTCCGGTTTTCTGCTGTCTTCGGTATAGCTTTCTTTTCTTGCGCCTACGAATTCCAGTTCGAGATCTTTATATCTGATCATCGCCGTTCCGTAGGTTTTAAAAACCGAAACTTTCATCTTGGGATCGATTTCCTGACCAACATTTTGTGCAAGTTCAATTCCGCTCTGTTCGGTAACAAAATCAATATCTGTAGAAGCTTCTCTTTTCATCAGAAGATCCCGCACAAACCCGCCAACGATATAGACCGACTGATTATTTGCTGCTGCAACTTCAGAAATTATTTTGAAAAGTTTTAGATTTTTATTTTGATTGAGGTTGATGAACATTTTATAAAAGAGGTTAGATATTAGAGGTTAGATATTAGATTTACAATACTTTCACATTTGCGAATCTTTATCTAATGTAAAACCACTAAGAAATCGGATTTCAGCTTAAAAAATTGAATTTCCCACTTCTTAATGGCGATGTACTTTTGCAAAGATAATTAATTCTAAACTTTTATTCTCGCAGGACTTTTATTCTATTGTCACTCCAAATTTTGATCACCGAAGAACCAGAGTATTGCGAAACTTTTTCTCTGTCTTCTTCCACCGCAAAATCTACCAAATCAATGATTTCTTGGGAAATATCAGAAAACTTCAACGGACTTTTATCGCCACTGAAATTGGCTGATGTCGAAACCAAAGGTTTATTCAATTTTGTAATTAGTTTTTTGCAATACAGATCTTTTACAAGGCGAATTCCGATGCTGCCGTCTTCTGCAAGCAATTCTTTCGGTAAACCTCTTGGGTTTTGATAAACCAATGTTACCGGTTTTTCGCTCAGATCCATGATTTCCCAAGCCATTTCCGGAACGTCAACCAAATCCTGTAATCGCTTTTCATTTTCCACCAAAATAATCATCGATTTATTTTTTTCACGCTTCTTGATGTCAAAGATTTTGTTGATGGCATCTATATTGGTTGCGTCACAGCCGATTCCCCAGATGGTGTCTGTTGGATAAAGGATTGTGCCACCGGATTTTAATATGTTGATGATGTTTTCCATGATTTAATAGGGGCGGGCTTTAGCCCGTCTTCAAAATTAAGCATTCATTTGGCTTTAGCCAAAACTTACATTTTAAAATCGTATTTTTCAATAAACTCCTGATATTCCTCAGCAAATGTTTTCTTTTGGTGATGCTTTTCCTGATTTTTAATATAATTTCTCACACTGTCTATCATTGATTCTGAAACTGAAACCGCAAAGTATTCATCTTGCCAAGAAAATTTTTTATTTGTTAAATAATTTTTATTGATCCAATGTGAAGATTCTCCCTTTATCAATTGAACAATTTTTTCAATATTCTGATTGGAGCTTAAAGAAATTAGACAGTGACAATGTTCTGAATAACCGTTAATCATATCAATAAAAATTCCTTTTTCCGAAGCGTTTTCTTTAATATGCTTCCAAAATTTTACTCGTAAATCGAGTGTGTTTAAAAATGGAATTCGATTGGTCGTAGAAAATACAATATGAATAAAAATTTTAATGAAAGGCATTTGTGTTCTTTTACCAAAAGTAATAATTTTTAAGTTTTGGCTAAAGCCAATTGATTTTTTTAAATGAAAAACGGGCTAAAGCCCGTTCCTATTGATAAATATAATCTTTAAAAAATAGTAATTTACAATTCCGGTAAATATCTCTCCTCAACCACATTCAAATGATGAATATTATGTCCAACAATCAATTGACAAATCGTTTCCACAGAAATTTCATTTCCGTTGGCTTTCCCAACATTATTTAAAATTGAATGATTTAAAGTTTCCAGCAGAATTTGTGAAGACTTTCTTACGAGTTGATATTCTTCCAATAATGATTCTAAACTTCTATCATTCGCAAAAGAATTGGCAGCGTAATTTTCTTCATCAAAACCGGGCAATTCAGATTTTTCGCCTCTTGCAATAGCTAAAATCCGGTACTGAAAAACTCTTTCTGTGTCTGATAAATGCAGAAGCACTTCTTTCAACGTCCATTTTCCTTCTGTATAAGCGAACTTTGATTGTTCTTCGGTCAGATAAGAATATAAGGAAACGGTTTTCTCTCCAACCAATTTCAATTCTTCCAACCAATTTTCAGATGGAATTAGATCTAAATATCTTTGAATGTATTTTTCGAAATCTGTCATGTTAATATGAATAATAAGTAATTGGTAATCAGTAACATTTTAATATAACAATGGATCAGTCTAGCAATTTAACAATTAAAAAATTGGTAAACTATTACATTGGTAAATTGTTACACTATCTATTCGTCCATTCGTAGAAATTCACCTCATCGTAAATCTCAAATCCACAACTTGGATAAAGTTGGTTTCCGATGTCGTTTGATTTTCCTGTTTCGAGAAGAATTCCTGCTGCATTAGTAGATTTTGCCAGTTCTTTTGCTTCTTCAATTAATTCTTTTGAAAAACCACTGCCTCTGTAATTTTCATTTACAAACAAATCATTCAACAGCCAATACCGCTTCATTCTTGTGGAAGAAAACAATGGATACAATTGCACAAAACCAACCAAATCACCTTCACTTTCAGCAACAAAAATTTCAGAATCAACCTTTTCGATTCTTTCTTTTAGAAATCTTTCCGCTGCCGGAATATCAGAATTTTTATGATAAAAAACCCTGTATTGATCAAACAATTCGGCTAATTGAGGTAAATCATGAATGGTAGCTTTTCTTGTAGTTTTCATTTTAAAATTAATTAAAAACAAACATCCGCTGTAAAAACGGATGCTTGTGATTTTTATTTTAAGAAAATGCTTTTTCTAAATCTGCAATCAAATCTTCTGCATCTTCGATTCCAACGCTGAGACGAACCAAATCATCAGTAATTCCCAATTCTGCACGTTTTTCAGCAGGAATTGAAGCGTGAGTCATCAAAGCAGGATGATTTGCCAGAGATTCTACTCCACCCAAAGACTCCGCTAATGTGAAAACCTTTACTTTCTCTAAGAATCTAATCGCATCTTCTTTTTTACCCGATTTGAAGGTGAAAGAAACCATTCCCCCGAAATCTTTCATCTGAGATTTTGCCAGTTCATATTGCGGATGAGATTCTAATCCCGGATAAATCACTTGAGCAACTGCAGGATGAGATTCCAGGTATTTTGCAACGGCCATTCCATTTTCAGAATGTCTCTGAACTCTTAATGCTAAAGTTTTAATCCCTCTTAAAACCAAATAAGAATCGTGCGGACCTAAAATTCCACCGCTTGCAAACTGAATAAAGTGTAGTTTTTCGCCCAATTCAGCATCTTTTGCGATCAAAGCTCCGGCGATAACGTCTGAGTGACCACCTAAATATTTGGTGGCAGAATGCATTACGATATCTGCTCCCAAATCGATAGGTCTTTGAAGATAAGGTGTTGCAAATGTATTATCTACAGCAACTAAAATATCTTTTCCTTTTGCAATTTCTACAACAGCTTTAATGTCAACCAATTTCATCAAAGGATTGGTGGGTGTTTCAATCCAGATCAACTTAGTTTTGTCTGTAATGACATCGTTGATTTTTGAAGCATCATCAAAATTTACAAAGATAAATTTCAACTGATATTTTTCGAATAGTCTGGTGAACATTCTGTATGTCCCGCCATATAAATCATCCACAGCAACCACCTCGTCGCCTGGATTTAATAATTTTAAAACACAATCGATTGCAGCTAATCCAGAACCGAAAGCCAGACCTCTCGCTCCGTTTTCAATGCTTGCCAAAGAGTCTTCTAAAGCCTGTCTTGTAGGATTTGCCGCTCTTGAATATTCGTACCCGGAATGAACTCCCGGACTTTTCTGAGCAAATGTTGATGTTAAAAAAACAGGTACATTCACAGAACCTGTTGCAGATTCGTGATGCTGACCTCCGTGTATTACTTTTGTATTAAAATTCATTGTTTTATATTTTTGTTGGAAGTTTAGTGATTGAAGAGGGATATTTTTACATCCTTCCAAATTACGACTCCCTGAGTTGTTTTTCTACTTATTTTTATTTTCTTAGAGCTACCCAAATATATCAAATTTAAAAGAATTTCTTTTTTTTACATGGTAATCTCTGTCAAGAGAAAGCCTTTTTCCGTACTTCAAATCATGTATCACAAATAGTAAAAAGAGATGAAATGAAGTTTTTTGCATTATTCTATCAGTGATAATTTCTTCTGTGATGGTTTCATTACTTTCGTTTACATATTGAATTTCTAAGAACTCCTCAATTCCTTCATTATCTTGAAAGGAGTATTTCCATGATACAATTTCCCAAGGAATTATTCTGGTGTAATGTTTAAGATGTTCATTTTCAAATTTCAAGATACTGTAACTTTCATTTTTCACAGAAAAATATTCTGTTGGAATTTTATTCTCTGAAATAAAGGCCTTACAATCTAAGTTTTTAATGAACTCTTCAATTTCTTTTTTAGTGAAATTGTCGTGAATATTATATTTCTTGTCACCAAAATATTCTCTGAAAAAAATATAACTGATAATGTTTCTTTTATCCTTAAAATATTTGTGAGCAAATAATTTCTCAAGCAGAGGAATCAAAGCTATATAAAAAATGATAATCCCTATAAACCATGCAATTTTACAAGAAGTCAAATTAAATATGACAATAAAAACGATGTCTAAAATAAAAGCAAGAAAAAAAGAAATATGACTTATTCTATTCTTAAGTCGTACATATTTAAAGAAATCCTGCAACAAAAACATCTTACATCTTAATTGCAGATTTCACCGCAAATTCTTCAGCAATATCCTCAATCCATGCCGCAACATCATCTTCTCCTGTAGCTCTCTGGTAGGTATTTCCCATAGAAACTAAAATCTGATGCATAAACATTTTCATCTGATCGACCGGCATATCTTTCGTCCAAAGATCAATTCTTAAAGCTTCCGATGTTTTTTCATCCCACACAGAAATCATTACCGCTTTAGTTTCCTCTTTTTCTACTCCGCCGTCTGCTGCATTCCAAGTCATCAATTCGGGGATGTGGTTTTCATCCAGCTCTACATCTATCGTTATTTGAGTCTTTCTCATTTTTCTATTTTTCTAAACTTTATTATTCTTCTAATTTCGGTTTGTAACCTGCTTCATTGAAGATTTTTGTAGCATCCATTTTCAGGAATTCAACCAACTTAGTCTCAGGTTTCTTTTTAAAATATTCTCTGCAGATCTGCCATCCGGTGAAGATCCCCACCATTGGCGACGAATTATTATCAATTTCTGTATAAAACTTCGAAAACGGTCCGGGAGCTATAAAACGCTCTGCCAATCTGTGATCATCACCAAAAATCAGATTATTTTCAACAAAATAATTGTAAATATTGGCTTCGTTTGCTTTTGCCCAGTCATATTGTTCTTTTGTATAATCCATTTTCAGATAATCAGGAATTGCGGGCAAAAACGCGTCTTGCAACATCATTATTTTACCATTGTAGATCATAATGTCAATAAATTTCTGACTTTCCCCTGAATATGGAACGATGTTTTCAGCAAACATTCTGGATACTTTCGGAATGATATTGCTGGGATTCATTGATTTCTGAAAATACAATTCCAACCCTTTATAATTAGCATTTTTATCACCCATGAAACCTGAAATATCTATAAAAAGAAAATTAGATTTCTCGTCGTACAATAAAGGATCCTGAATCATCTGTAAAGCCGATGAAAAAAGGAAAACCTTTGGATTTTTAAATTGCGGAAAATAAAACTTGATGTGCGAAAACAAATCCTGAAGTTCGTTTTGTAATTTCTTCTGATCAATTTTCGCAATCGCCTCTTTGTAGATTTTTACTTGCTCAACATCCGTTCTTCTCTTACCAAAATCTTCATCAGGAACCGTTCCCTGAAACCAAGGAAACTTTGCTGTAAATTGCTCCAAAGGAACATTCTGATCGTAAAACTCTTTTGAGATATCAATCATTTCCACCTTTTCGGCAGGATTTTTTATCTCTACCTTCCAATCTGTTTCATGCTCTTTTTTACAAGAGTTTAAACTTAAAACTAAAAGGCATGAAAGTGCGGCAATTCTAAAAATCTTCATTATTTTTACATGAAATTTAAGTTTACAAAAATAAGGATATAAATATAAACTTATGCTGAAAAAGGATTTTTTTGTGGCTATAAGAATGATAGTAAAAAATTAAAAAATAATTCCACACGAAAGATGAAAATTTATCTCGAAACTGAAAGACTGATCTTAAGAGAAATTCTTCAAGAAGATGCTGAAGCTTTTTTTGCTATGGACAGTAATCCTGACGTTGTAAAATACG
It contains:
- a CDS encoding CCA tRNA nucleotidyltransferase, translated to MFINLNQNKNLKLFKIISEVAAANNQSVYIVGGFVRDLLMKREASTDIDFVTEQSGIELAQNVGQEIDPKMKVSVFKTYGTAMIRYKDLELEFVGARKESYTEDSRKPEVEGGTIEDDQKRRDFTINAMAISLNKNNFGELIDPFDGIGDLGKGILRTPLEPAQTYSDDPLRMMRAVRFASTLNFTIEENSFNAIRQEAERIKIVSMERIMVEFNKIMLSKKPSVGLQLMEETGLMKLIIPELIELKGVEEVEGQTHKDNFYHTLEVVDNISENTDNLWLRWSALLHDIGKAPTKKFVEGMGWSFHGHEFLGSKMVKTLFHKLKLPLNADMKYVQKMVKLSSRPIALITDDASDSALRRLLFDAGEDMEDLFTLCKADITTKNSRKQEKFKKNFEYVAVKIKEVEEKDQVRNFQPPISGEEIMALFNLKPGREIGILKEKVKEAILEGEIANEKEEARSFVIAEAEKLGLTLA
- a CDS encoding L-threonylcarbamoyladenylate synthase, producing the protein MENIINILKSGGTILYPTDTIWGIGCDATNIDAINKIFDIKKREKNKSMIILVENEKRLQDLVDVPEMAWEIMDLSEKPVTLVYQNPRGLPKELLAEDGSIGIRLVKDLYCKKLITKLNKPLVSTSANFSGDKSPLKFSDISQEIIDLVDFAVEEDREKVSQYSGSSVIKIWSDNRIKVLRE
- the tnpA gene encoding IS200/IS605 family transposase; amino-acid sequence: MPFIKIFIHIVFSTTNRIPFLNTLDLRVKFWKHIKENASEKGIFIDMINGYSEHCHCLISLSSNQNIEKIVQLIKGESSHWINKNYLTNKKFSWQDEYFAVSVSESMIDSVRNYIKNQEKHHQKKTFAEEYQEFIEKYDFKM
- a CDS encoding DinB family protein — protein: MTDFEKYIQRYLDLIPSENWLEELKLVGEKTVSLYSYLTEEQSKFAYTEGKWTLKEVLLHLSDTERVFQYRILAIARGEKSELPGFDEENYAANSFANDRSLESLLEEYQLVRKSSQILLETLNHSILNNVGKANGNEISVETICQLIVGHNIHHLNVVEERYLPEL
- a CDS encoding GNAT family N-acetyltransferase, yielding MKTTRKATIHDLPQLAELFDQYRVFYHKNSDIPAAERFLKERIEKVDSEIFVAESEGDLVGFVQLYPLFSSTRMKRYWLLNDLFVNENYRGSGFSKELIEEAKELAKSTNAAGILLETGKSNDIGNQLYPSCGFEIYDEVNFYEWTNR
- a CDS encoding cystathionine gamma-synthase, whose translation is MPLQSLNFQQKYKTMNFNTKVIHGGQHHESATGSVNVPVFLTSTFAQKSPGVHSGYEYSRAANPTRQALEDSLASIENGARGLAFGSGLAAIDCVLKLLNPGDEVVAVDDLYGGTYRMFTRLFEKYQLKFIFVNFDDASKINDVITDKTKLIWIETPTNPLMKLVDIKAVVEIAKGKDILVAVDNTFATPYLQRPIDLGADIVMHSATKYLGGHSDVIAGALIAKDAELGEKLHFIQFASGGILGPHDSYLVLRGIKTLALRVQRHSENGMAVAKYLESHPAVAQVIYPGLESHPQYELAKSQMKDFGGMVSFTFKSGKKEDAIRFLEKVKVFTLAESLGGVESLANHPALMTHASIPAEKRAELGITDDLVRLSVGIEDAEDLIADLEKAFS
- the gldC gene encoding gliding motility protein GldC; this encodes MRKTQITIDVELDENHIPELMTWNAADGGVEKEETKAVMISVWDEKTSEALRIDLWTKDMPVDQMKMFMHQILVSMGNTYQRATGEDDVAAWIEDIAEEFAVKSAIKM
- the gldB gene encoding gliding motility lipoprotein GldB, which codes for MKIFRIAALSCLLVLSLNSCKKEHETDWKVEIKNPAEKVEMIDISKEFYDQNVPLEQFTAKFPWFQGTVPDEDFGKRRTDVEQVKIYKEAIAKIDQKKLQNELQDLFSHIKFYFPQFKNPKVFLFSSALQMIQDPLLYDEKSNFLFIDISGFMGDKNANYKGLELYFQKSMNPSNIIPKVSRMFAENIVPYSGESQKFIDIMIYNGKIMMLQDAFLPAIPDYLKMDYTKEQYDWAKANEANIYNYFVENNLIFGDDHRLAERFIAPGPFSKFYTEIDNNSSPMVGIFTGWQICREYFKKKPETKLVEFLKMDATKIFNEAGYKPKLEE